In Cryptomeria japonica chromosome 10, Sugi_1.0, whole genome shotgun sequence, a genomic segment contains:
- the LOC131028451 gene encoding protein PHYTOCHROME KINASE SUBSTRATE 4 translates to MNLIGESMQNNKNVICDGDYRTPLRDVSFSSYAPGSSTKQKSNLKLKGTAAGNQTRQETIQCIEGDDTSEPAFVNGLQKQNSCSNRVPISGRALDSEISIFQAEKYFTDREEKETDVNLESTKESSKPGENSNSKDKIRARNNKVLLSNHELTNSCNLISSPASSIVVVNQCFRPGGSTPSTSSEASWNSRSGLLSRSSRISASRSPTKAGQKYSGMWAFCCKWPCSSRKSVEIEDTLTEFKLASSVPNSLTSHAPLNCPPSSARECYPSPGKKVLGDSDRECLGEQLDRKSNDGFTFPIMSAKSQEEVRQSLGVFGSPFPGTPNREETRNFNPDMAIPQLIQPSDLQGRLVLFNLDKSRKSFTSHSNREIHKLGEIRNEDCDQGMESDSSSDLFEIESASYPLRGDFEDDTSNTQSHNQSTACQLGFPKYFHFGGREDAVTSSAKNCCYESQRTFVSHQRH, encoded by the coding sequence ATGAATTTGATTGGAGAAAGCATGCAGAATAACAAGAATGTTATATGTGATGGAGATTACAGGACTCCATTGAGGGATGTTTCGTTTTCTTCATATGCTCCTGGAAGTAGTACTAAGcaaaaatctaatttgaaactgaAGGGAACAGCTGCCGGCAATCAGACCAGACAAGAGACCATTCAATGCATTGAAGGAGATGATACCAGTGAGCCAGCTTTTGTAAACGGTTTACAGAAGCAAAATTCCTGCAGTAACAGGGTACCCATTAGTGGGAGAGCCTTGGACTCAGAGATAAGTATATTTCAAGCAGAAAAGTACTTCACTGATCGAGAAGAGAAGGAAACAGATGTAAATCTTGAATCCACAAAAGAGAGCTCCAAGCCAGGAGAGAATTCCAATTCTAAAGACAAAATTCGGGCAAGAAACAATAAGGTATTGCTGTCTAATCATGAATTAACTAATTCTTGTAATCTGATTTCTTCCCCTGCATCCTCCATAGTCGTAGTCAATCAGTGTTTTAGGCCAGGGGGATCTACTCCATCGACGTCCTCGGAGGCTAGCTGGAACAGCCGGTCTGGACTGCTTTCCAGGTCGTCCCGCATTTCAGCAAGCAGATCGCCTACAAAGGCAGGGCAAAAGTACTCTGGAATGTGGGCATTTTGTTGCAAATGGCCTTGCTCGAGCAGGAAATCTGTAGAGATTGAGGATACTCTAACGGAGTTTAAGCTGGCTTCCTCAGTGCCCAATTCCTTGACCTCCCATGCACCATTGAATTGTCCGCCCAGCTCGGCGAGGGAATGTTATCCCAGCCCAGGGAAAAAGGTTTTGGGAGATTCTGACCGAGAATGTTTGGGAGAACAACTTGATCGGAAAAGCAACGATGGATTTACTTTCCCAATTATGTCTGCTAAATCTCAAGAAGAGGTGAGGCAATCATTGGGAGTGTTCGGTTCTCCATTTCCTGGTACACCCAATCGCGAAGAGACTCGTAACTTCAACCCAGATATGGCCATACCTCAGCTGATCCAGCCCTCAGATTTACAGGGGCGTTTGGTGCTCTTTAATTTAGACAAGTCCAGAAAGAGTTTTACCTCCCACTCCAACCGTGAAATTCATAAGCTTGGAGAGATCAGAAATGAGGACTGTGATCAAGGTATGGAGAGCGATTCGAGCTCAGATCTTTTCGAAATTGAGAGTGCCTCCTATCCATTGAGGGGGGATTTTGAAGATGATACCTCCAATACTCAGTCACATAATCAGTCTACAGCCTGCCAACTTGGCTTTCCAAAATACTTTCATTTTGGAGGGAGGGAAGATGCAGTCACCTCCTCTGCAAAGAATTGCTGTTATGAGTCACAAAGAACATTTGTCAGTCACCAGAGACATTAA